One Deltaproteobacteria bacterium genomic region harbors:
- a CDS encoding ComF family protein: MRRWLPILPDLLFPPHCEACEAPLPLGHRSCLCAGCRAAMAAPPAPLCRSCGVPLGASCPSDSCPGCAHHPPAFTAARAAALYLPSASGLNPLAAAVQGLKYRRRRRLAGALGALLAERYPFRPNALLVPVPLHPARLRARGFNQALLLARALGRRRGLPLAPRLLVRTRATDVQARLPAAERRRNLDGAFAVRAPRLCRARSIVLVDDVLTTGATADACARALLAAGAARVDVYTVGRAP, translated from the coding sequence ATGCGGCGCTGGCTCCCGATACTGCCCGACCTCCTCTTTCCCCCGCACTGCGAGGCGTGCGAGGCTCCGCTGCCGCTCGGCCACCGCTCGTGCCTGTGCGCGGGCTGCCGCGCCGCGATGGCGGCGCCGCCCGCGCCCCTCTGCCGCTCGTGCGGCGTCCCGCTCGGAGCGAGCTGCCCGAGCGATTCGTGTCCCGGCTGCGCCCACCATCCCCCCGCCTTCACCGCTGCGCGTGCAGCCGCATTGTATCTCCCCTCGGCCTCCGGTCTCAATCCGCTCGCGGCGGCGGTCCAGGGTCTCAAGTATCGCCGCCGGCGGCGGCTGGCCGGCGCGCTCGGCGCGCTGCTCGCGGAGCGCTATCCCTTCCGTCCCAACGCGCTCCTGGTTCCCGTTCCCCTCCACCCCGCGCGCCTGCGCGCGCGCGGCTTCAATCAGGCGCTCCTCCTCGCGCGCGCGCTCGGCCGGCGGCGCGGGCTGCCGCTCGCGCCGCGCCTCCTCGTGCGCACCCGCGCCACCGACGTGCAGGCGCGGCTGCCGGCCGCCGAGCGCCGGAGGAACCTGGACGGCGCGTTCGCCGTGCGGGCCCCGCGCCTGTGCCGCGCGCGCTCGATCGTGCTCGTGGACGACGTGCTCACGACCGGAGCGACGGCCGACGCGTGCGCCCGCGCGCTCCTCGCCGCCGGCGCCGCCCGCGTCGACGTCTACACGGTCGGCCGGGCCCCGTGA
- a CDS encoding lysoplasmalogenase has translation MWRGGIGLVLLLGTAHVMARVAGARAAADLSKAVPIALLAGLVAAEPAPVGHAYRWLVFAGLLCSLGGDVCLLLPRGFVAGLLHFLVAHLLYIAAFAREAAWSASAWALLAPFALGSLAMLRYLWPHLGRDRAPVGVYVSVIAVMGWRAAVRATAAPSASGELALAGALLFMLSDGLLATDRFARRLRAADATVMTTYYAAQTLIALSVRG, from the coding sequence ATGTGGCGCGGAGGCATCGGGCTCGTGCTGCTGCTCGGCACGGCGCACGTGATGGCGCGCGTGGCCGGGGCGCGCGCCGCCGCCGACCTGTCGAAGGCGGTGCCGATCGCGCTCCTGGCGGGGCTCGTCGCGGCCGAGCCAGCCCCCGTCGGCCACGCGTACCGCTGGCTCGTGTTCGCCGGGCTCCTCTGCTCGCTCGGGGGGGACGTCTGCCTCCTCTTGCCGCGCGGCTTCGTCGCGGGCCTGCTCCACTTTCTGGTGGCGCACCTCCTCTACATCGCAGCCTTCGCGCGCGAGGCGGCGTGGAGCGCGTCCGCATGGGCGCTGCTCGCACCCTTCGCGCTCGGCAGCCTCGCGATGCTCCGCTACCTCTGGCCGCATCTCGGGCGCGACCGGGCCCCGGTCGGCGTCTACGTGAGCGTCATCGCCGTCATGGGCTGGCGTGCGGCGGTGCGCGCGACGGCCGCGCCGAGCGCGAGCGGCGAGCTCGCGCTCGCCGGCGCGCTCCTCTTCATGCTCTCCGACGGGCTGCTCGCGACCGACCGCTTCGCACGCCGGCTGCGGGCGGCCGATGCCACGGTCATGACGACCTACTACGCCGCGCAGACGCTGATCGCGCTCTCGGTGCGCGGCTGA
- a CDS encoding YbaB/EbfC family nucleoid-associated protein, whose amino-acid sequence MGKGFDLGGLFRQAQQLQEKIASIQQELAERTVEASAGGGMVTAVVSGKLEVVGLHIDPSLLEKPDADMLRDLVVAAVNAGLRAAQRMLSEEMGKLTGGLGIKLPGLG is encoded by the coding sequence ATGGGTAAGGGCTTCGACCTGGGTGGGCTCTTCCGGCAGGCGCAGCAGCTGCAGGAGAAGATCGCGAGCATCCAGCAGGAACTGGCCGAGCGCACGGTCGAGGCGAGCGCGGGCGGCGGCATGGTGACCGCCGTGGTGAGCGGGAAGCTCGAGGTGGTAGGGCTCCACATCGACCCCTCTCTCCTCGAGAAGCCCGACGCGGACATGCTCCGGGACCTCGTCGTGGCGGCGGTGAACGCGGGCCTCCGGGCTGCGCAGCGCATGCTGTCGGAGGAGATGGGGAAGCTGACCGGCGGCCTCGGCATCAAGCTCCCGGGGCTGGGCTGA
- the recR gene encoding recombination protein RecR, which translates to MTRLIEQLMRLPGIGEKTAARLAFHILRADRPYARALAEAVLAVKEETRLCSVCFALTEADPCPICTDPARLPDAICVVEEPADLLAVERAREFRGRYHVLHGTLAPLDGVGPDELKIEPLLARLRAGAVREVIVATNPTTEGEATALYLARLIKPLGIRVTRIAHGIPVGGDLEYADVVTVGRALEGRREM; encoded by the coding sequence ATGACGCGCCTGATCGAGCAGCTCATGCGGCTGCCGGGGATCGGCGAGAAGACGGCGGCCCGGCTCGCGTTCCACATCCTGCGCGCCGACCGGCCGTACGCGCGGGCGCTCGCCGAGGCCGTGCTGGCGGTCAAGGAGGAGACCCGCCTCTGCTCGGTCTGCTTCGCACTCACCGAAGCGGATCCGTGCCCGATCTGTACCGATCCGGCGCGCCTTCCCGACGCGATCTGCGTCGTGGAGGAGCCGGCCGACCTGCTCGCCGTCGAGCGCGCGCGAGAGTTTCGCGGCCGCTATCACGTGCTGCACGGCACGCTCGCGCCGCTCGACGGCGTGGGGCCCGACGAGCTCAAGATCGAGCCGCTCCTGGCTCGCCTTCGCGCCGGCGCGGTGCGCGAGGTGATCGTCGCCACCAACCCCACGACCGAGGGCGAGGCGACGGCGCTCTACCTTGCCCGGCTGATCAAGCCTCTCGGCATCCGCGTGACCCGCATCGCGCATGGCATTCCGGTCGGGGGCGACCTCGAGTACGCCGACGTGGTCACGGTCGGCCGCGCCCTCGAGGGCCGCCGGGAGATGTAG
- a CDS encoding alpha/beta hydrolase, with translation MTAAITRAIHTNGIRMAVSEQGEGPPVVLCHGFPEIAYSWRHQIPALATAGFHAIAPDQRGYGATERPAAVTDYDIRHLTDDLVGLLDALGLQRAVFAGHDWGGIVVWHMALLHPARTAGVIGVNTPYFPRPSAPPLTLMRAMWGENYYVVHFQKPGEADTALVRDVRRVFTQLMRSGVPLEETRKLWHRRNLVEAVTGAELPGRPLLSEEELGVYVRAFERTGFTGGINWYRNMDRNWETTPELAGATIAVPSLMITAEHDPVLRPQLAEAMRDLVPDLETVMIPGCGHWTQQERPGELSRIMIDWLTRRFRRA, from the coding sequence ATGACGGCCGCGATCACGCGCGCGATCCACACCAACGGCATTCGCATGGCGGTCAGCGAGCAGGGCGAGGGCCCGCCGGTGGTGCTTTGCCACGGCTTTCCCGAGATCGCTTACTCGTGGCGCCATCAGATTCCGGCGCTCGCCACGGCCGGCTTCCACGCCATCGCACCCGATCAACGCGGCTACGGCGCGACGGAGCGGCCGGCGGCCGTCACCGACTACGACATTCGCCATCTGACCGACGATCTCGTCGGGCTCCTCGACGCGCTCGGTCTCCAGCGCGCGGTCTTCGCCGGCCACGACTGGGGTGGCATCGTGGTCTGGCACATGGCGCTCCTCCACCCGGCGCGCACCGCGGGCGTGATCGGGGTCAACACGCCGTACTTCCCGCGTCCGTCGGCGCCGCCCCTCACGCTCATGCGCGCCATGTGGGGGGAAAACTACTACGTCGTCCACTTCCAGAAGCCGGGCGAGGCGGACACGGCCCTGGTGCGCGACGTCCGGCGCGTGTTCACCCAGCTCATGCGCTCGGGCGTGCCGCTCGAGGAGACCCGCAAGCTGTGGCACCGCCGGAACCTGGTCGAGGCTGTCACGGGAGCCGAGCTGCCGGGCCGCCCGCTCCTCTCCGAGGAGGAGCTCGGGGTCTACGTGCGCGCCTTCGAGCGCACCGGCTTCACGGGCGGGATCAACTGGTACCGTAACATGGACCGGAACTGGGAGACGACGCCCGAGCTCGCCGGGGCGACGATCGCCGTCCCGTCGTTGATGATCACCGCGGAGCACGACCCCGTCCTGCGGCCCCAGCTGGCCGAGGCGATGCGCGACCTCGTGCCCGATCTCGAGACGGTCATGATCCCGGGCTGCGGCCACTGGACGCAGCAGGAGCGACCCGGCGAGCTCTCCCGCATCATGATCGACTGGCTCACGCGCCGCTTCCGCCGGGCCTGA
- the dnaX gene encoding DNA polymerase III subunit gamma/tau, producing the protein MTYQVLARRLRPQRFADVVGQDHVTRTLQAAIAAGRVAHAFLFSGPRGVGKTTTARLLAKALNCERGLTPEPCNACSNCREIGDGTAFDVLEIDGASHTQVDKMRDLMETVAHLPLKSRFKIFIIDEVHMLSSHSFNALLKTLEEPPAHVKFVFATTEPHKVLATVISRCQRYDLRRIGLGELRAHLRRTADAEGLALSEEALALVAREAEGSLRDAQSLLEQVLTAAGGAADAATVRQVLGAADRRLVLAVADAILGGDPAACVRHLGELHAHGYDAQRFCRDLLEHFRHLAVLAATGERALVADLPEADVDALAAQAERRSADDLQRFFRLLLEADEALAAPARSVDPKLVLEMCAVRLATLPSLLPLDDILRRLEALGGGNPAAPGPAPDGALRESAPPSPGGDLWERFLARVQEAKLVAPYMMLVSGTLLGADGEALRIGIENEAARRELSRKETLQRLRAIASEVAGRELRVEVGPLPSEHAGQAPLAQARRRTEETLADPMVQAAVEIFGAEVRGVRDRRR; encoded by the coding sequence ATGACATACCAGGTGCTCGCCCGGCGGCTTCGGCCGCAGCGCTTCGCAGACGTGGTCGGGCAGGATCACGTGACCCGTACCCTGCAGGCTGCCATCGCCGCGGGCCGCGTGGCGCACGCCTTCCTCTTCAGCGGCCCGCGCGGCGTCGGCAAGACCACCACGGCGCGGCTGCTCGCCAAGGCCCTCAACTGCGAGCGGGGCCTGACGCCGGAGCCCTGCAACGCCTGCTCGAACTGCAGGGAGATCGGCGACGGCACGGCCTTCGACGTCCTCGAGATCGACGGCGCCTCGCACACCCAGGTCGACAAGATGCGCGACCTGATGGAGACGGTCGCGCACCTGCCGCTCAAGAGCCGCTTCAAGATCTTCATCATCGACGAGGTCCACATGCTCTCGTCGCACTCCTTCAATGCGCTCTTGAAGACGCTCGAGGAGCCGCCGGCGCACGTGAAGTTCGTCTTCGCCACCACCGAGCCGCACAAGGTGCTGGCGACGGTGATCTCGCGCTGCCAGCGCTACGACCTCCGGCGCATCGGCCTGGGCGAGCTGCGCGCGCACCTCCGGCGCACGGCCGACGCCGAGGGGCTCGCGCTCTCGGAGGAGGCGCTGGCCCTCGTGGCGCGGGAGGCGGAGGGGAGCCTGCGGGACGCGCAGTCCCTCCTCGAGCAGGTGCTCACGGCCGCGGGCGGTGCGGCCGACGCCGCCACCGTGCGACAGGTGCTCGGCGCGGCGGACCGGCGGCTCGTGCTGGCGGTGGCCGACGCCATCCTGGGCGGCGACCCCGCCGCCTGCGTCCGCCACCTCGGCGAGCTCCATGCGCACGGCTACGACGCGCAGCGCTTCTGCCGTGATCTCCTCGAGCATTTCCGCCACCTGGCCGTGCTGGCCGCGACCGGCGAGCGCGCGCTGGTGGCCGACCTGCCGGAGGCGGACGTGGACGCACTCGCCGCGCAGGCCGAGCGCCGCTCGGCCGACGACCTGCAGCGTTTCTTCCGTCTCCTCCTCGAGGCGGACGAGGCGCTCGCGGCGCCCGCGCGCAGCGTCGACCCGAAGCTGGTCCTCGAGATGTGCGCGGTGCGGCTCGCGACGCTGCCGTCGCTCCTGCCGCTGGACGACATCCTCCGCCGCCTGGAGGCCCTGGGCGGGGGAAACCCCGCCGCTCCCGGCCCGGCACCTGACGGCGCCTTGCGCGAGAGCGCACCGCCGTCGCCCGGTGGCGACCTGTGGGAGCGGTTCCTGGCCCGCGTACAGGAGGCAAAGCTGGTCGCGCCCTACATGATGCTCGTGAGCGGCACGCTGCTCGGGGCCGACGGCGAAGCGCTCCGCATCGGAATCGAGAACGAGGCGGCGCGGCGGGAGCTGTCGCGCAAGGAGACCCTGCAGCGCCTGCGCGCCATCGCGAGCGAGGTCGCCGGACGCGAGCTCCGGGTGGAGGTGGGTCCGCTGCCGAGCGAGCACGCCGGCCAGGCGCCTCTCGCGCAGGCCCGGCGGCGCACCGAGGAGACGCTCGCCGATCCGATGGTGCAAGCCGCGGTCGAGATCTTTGGCGCCGAGGTGCGCGGCGTGCGGGACCGGCGCCGGTAG
- a CDS encoding transcription elongation factor GreA: MELPVIARLKKELADLRYELNVKLPKELEAARAHGDLSENAEYEAAKARQDYVRSRIGQLEGRVRELSMYNVASIPRDVVAYGSRVTVEDDAGESMAYEIVFPEEVDAGRGQISLSSPLGRALLNKAVGDEVEVQTPSGKRTYQILELVTLHHLQQGER; encoded by the coding sequence ATGGAGCTGCCGGTCATCGCCCGGCTCAAGAAGGAGCTGGCGGATCTCAGGTACGAGCTGAACGTCAAGCTGCCCAAGGAGCTCGAGGCGGCCCGCGCGCACGGCGATCTCTCCGAGAACGCCGAGTACGAGGCCGCGAAGGCGCGGCAGGACTATGTCCGCTCGCGCATCGGACAGCTCGAGGGGCGGGTGCGCGAGCTGTCGATGTACAACGTCGCTTCGATCCCGCGCGACGTGGTCGCCTACGGCAGTCGGGTCACGGTGGAGGACGACGCCGGGGAGTCGATGGCTTACGAGATCGTGTTCCCCGAGGAGGTGGACGCGGGCAGGGGGCAGATATCCCTCTCCTCGCCGCTCGGACGCGCGCTGCTCAACAAGGCGGTAGGCGACGAGGTCGAGGTGCAGACGCCGAGCGGCAAGCGGACGTATCAGATCCTCGAGCTCGTGACGCTGCACCACCTGCAGCAGGGCGAGCGGTAG